One stretch of Eretmochelys imbricata isolate rEreImb1 chromosome 1, rEreImb1.hap1, whole genome shotgun sequence DNA includes these proteins:
- the LOC144277518 gene encoding olfactory receptor 52E4-like — MEETALCLRVEHLLPFSMSESNTTHFTNPSTFILLGIPSLEAAHVWISIPFCAMYTAAVLWNFTILVIVKREPSLHSPMFYFLCMLAVTDLVMSTSTLPKMLSIFWFNSREISFSACLTQMYFVHCFSGMESGILVAMALDRYVAICHPLRHSIILTYSVVAKIGLAVVLRSGIFTLPYPFLARRWPYCRTNIIPNTYCGHIGVVKLACTDISISSSYGLFDLFSVIGVDVFSISVSYTQILRAIFRLSTKEARLKTFGTCISHLCAIFALYLPIFFFSLTQRFGHNVPLHLRVLITSVYQVMPPVLHPMIYGVRTKQIRGRLLQLFMYKET, encoded by the coding sequence ATGGAGGAGACAGCCTTATGCCTCAGAGTTGAACACCTTCTCCCTTTCTCCATGTCAGAATCCAACACAACCCACTTCActaacccctccaccttcatcctgctgggcattcctagCCTGGAGGCAGctcatgtctggatctccatccccttctgtgctATGTACACTGCAGCCGTGTTGTGGAACTTCACCATCCTGGTCATTGTGAAGAGGGAGCCGAGCCTCCACAGTCCCATGTTCTATTTCCTGTGCATGCTGGCCGTCACTGATCTGGTCATGTCCACATCCAccctgcccaaaatgctgagcatcttctggttcaattccagggagatcagtttcagtgcctgcctcacccagatgtacttcgtTCACTGCTTCTCAGGGATGGAGTCTGGAATCCTCGTGGCCATGGCTTTggatcgctacgtggccatctgccatcccctgagacattccattATCCTGACGTACTCTGTTGTGGCCAAGATTGgcctggccgtggtgctgcgCAGTGGCATATTCACATTACCCTATCCCTTCCTGGCGAGgcggtggccatattgcagaaccaacatcatccccAACACCTATTGTGGGCACATAGgtgtggtgaagctggcctgcaCTGACATCAGCATCAGTAGTTCCTATGGCCTGTTTGATCTTTTCTCTGTGATTGGAGTAGATGTGTTTTCTATCAGTGTGTCTTATACTCAGATCCTCCGCGCCATCTTCCGCCTTTCAACAAAGGAAGCCAGGCTCAAAACTTTTGGGACCTGCATCTCTCATCTTTGTGCCATCTTTGCTTTGTACCTCCcaattttcttcttctctcttacGCAGCGGTTTGGCCACAATGTGCCCCTTCATTTACGTGTTCTCATTACCAGTGTGTACCAGGTGATGCCCCCTGTGCTACACCCCATGATTTACGGGGTGAGGACCAAACAGATCCGGGGGAGGTTGCTCCAACTCTTTATGTATAAAGAGACCTAA